In Sulfitobacter sp. OXR-159, one DNA window encodes the following:
- the rplB gene encoding 50S ribosomal protein L2, translated as MALKSYKPTTPGQRGLVLIDRSELWKGRPVKALTEGLTKSGGRNNTGRITMRRTGGGAKRLYRIVDFKRNKLDMSAVVARIEYDPNRTAFIALIQYEDGEQAYILAPQRLAIGDKIIAGAKVDIKPGNAMPFSGMPIGTIVHNIEMKPGKGGQIARAAGTYAQFVGRDGGYAQIRLSSGELRLVRQECMATVGAVSNPDNSNQNYGKAGRMRHKGIRPSVRGVVMNPIDHPHGGGEGRTSGGRHPVTPWGKPTKGAKTRNKNKASSKLIIRSRHAKKKGR; from the coding sequence ATGGCACTCAAGTCGTACAAACCGACGACGCCAGGCCAGCGTGGACTGGTACTGATCGACCGTTCGGAGCTGTGGAAAGGCCGCCCGGTCAAAGCCCTTACTGAGGGTTTGACCAAATCTGGCGGTCGGAACAACACCGGACGAATCACAATGCGTCGTACAGGTGGTGGTGCAAAGCGCCTCTACCGTATCGTTGATTTCAAGCGTAACAAGCTGGACATGTCCGCTGTTGTCGCGCGGATCGAATATGACCCCAACCGGACCGCTTTCATCGCACTGATCCAGTACGAAGACGGCGAGCAGGCCTACATCCTGGCCCCCCAGCGTCTGGCCATCGGCGACAAAATCATCGCCGGCGCCAAAGTGGACATCAAACCCGGTAACGCGATGCCTTTCTCGGGCATGCCGATCGGTACGATCGTCCACAACATTGAGATGAAGCCCGGCAAGGGCGGTCAGATCGCACGTGCCGCCGGCACCTACGCCCAGTTCGTGGGTCGTGACGGTGGCTACGCTCAGATCCGTCTGAGCAGCGGCGAGCTGCGTCTCGTGCGTCAGGAATGCATGGCCACCGTTGGTGCTGTGTCTAACCCCGACAACTCCAACCAGAACTACGGTAAAGCGGGCCGCATGCGTCACAAGGGCATCCGTCCTTCTGTACGTGGTGTGGTGATGAACCCGATCGACCACCCGCACGGCGGTGGTGAAGGCCGGACCTCTGGTGGTCGTCACCCGGTTACTCCTTGGGGTAAGCCGACGAAGGGTGCCAAGACCCGCAACAAGAACAAAGCGTCCAGCAAGCTTATCATCCGCTCGCGTCACGCCAAGAAGAAGGGGCGTTAA
- the rpsS gene encoding 30S ribosomal protein S19, protein MARSVWKGPFVDSYVLKKAEASREGGRNEVIKIWSRRSTILPQFVGLTFGVYNGHKHIPVNVSEDMIGQKFGEYSPTRTYYGHAADKKAKRK, encoded by the coding sequence ATGGCTCGTTCAGTATGGAAAGGTCCTTTTGTTGACTCTTATGTCCTCAAAAAGGCAGAGGCTTCCCGCGAGGGCGGCCGTAACGAAGTGATCAAGATCTGGTCGCGCCGCAGCACGATCCTGCCCCAGTTCGTGGGTCTGACGTTTGGCGTGTACAACGGTCATAAGCACATCCCTGTTAACGTCAGCGAAGACATGATCGGTCAGAAGTTCGGTGAGTACTCCCCGACTCGGACCTACTACGGTCATGCCGCCGACAAAAAAGCGAAGCGGAAATAA
- the rplV gene encoding 50S ribosomal protein L22 produces MSKDKNPRRVADNEAMAKLRMLRTSPQKLNLVAALIRGKSVDKALTDLTFSKKRVAQDVKKCLQSAIANAENNHNLDVDELIVAEAYVGKNLTMKRGRPRARGRFGKIIKPFAEITIKVRQVEEQA; encoded by the coding sequence ATGAGCAAGGATAAGAATCCCCGCCGCGTGGCAGACAACGAAGCAATGGCAAAACTGCGCATGCTTCGCACCAGCCCGCAGAAACTGAACCTGGTTGCAGCTTTGATCCGTGGCAAGTCCGTGGACAAAGCGCTGACCGACCTCACCTTCTCCAAGAAGCGGGTCGCGCAGGACGTGAAGAAATGCCTTCAGTCCGCGATTGCCAACGCCGAGAACAACCACAACCTGGACGTCGATGAGCTCATCGTGGCCGAGGCCTATGTCGGTAAGAACCTGACCATGAAGCGCGGTCGCCCGCGTGCCCGTGGCCGGTTCGGCAAGATCATCAAGCCGTTTGCCGAGATCACGATCAAAGTGCGTCAAGTTGAGGAGCAAGCCTGA
- the rpsC gene encoding 30S ribosomal protein S3, whose amino-acid sequence MGNKVNPIGMRLQVNRTWDSRWYADTKDYGDLLLEDLAIRDFIKKECHQAGVARVIIERPHKKCRVTIHTARPGVIIGKKGADIETLRQKIAKMTNSELHLNIVEVRKPELDAHLVGESIAQQLERRVSFRRAMKRAVQNAMRMGALGIRVNLAGRLGGAEIARTEWYREGRVPLHTLRADIDYAHVEAATAYGIIGIKTWIFKGEIMEHDPAARDRKAQELQDGPAPRGAGGRR is encoded by the coding sequence ATGGGTAACAAAGTCAATCCGATCGGTATGCGTCTTCAGGTGAACCGCACCTGGGACAGCCGCTGGTACGCCGACACCAAGGATTACGGTGATCTTCTTCTCGAAGACCTCGCAATCCGCGACTTCATCAAGAAAGAGTGCCACCAAGCTGGTGTTGCCCGTGTGATCATCGAGCGTCCGCACAAAAAGTGCCGCGTCACGATCCACACAGCACGCCCCGGTGTCATCATTGGCAAGAAAGGCGCGGACATCGAGACGCTGCGCCAGAAGATCGCCAAGATGACCAACTCGGAACTGCACCTCAACATCGTTGAGGTCCGCAAGCCCGAGCTGGACGCACACCTTGTTGGTGAGAGCATTGCACAGCAGCTGGAGCGCCGGGTTTCTTTCCGCCGCGCCATGAAACGTGCCGTGCAGAACGCCATGCGCATGGGCGCACTGGGCATCCGCGTGAACCTCGCGGGTCGTCTTGGTGGGGCCGAAATCGCGCGTACCGAATGGTACCGTGAGGGTCGCGTGCCGCTGCACACATTGCGTGCCGACATCGATTACGCACATGTCGAAGCGGCCACCGCTTATGGCATCATCGGGATCAAGACATGGATCTTCAAAGGCGAGATCATGGAACATGACCCCGCCGCGCGTGACCGTAAGGCACAGGAACTCCAAGACGGCCCAGCACCTCGCGGTGCCGGCGGTCGTCGCTAA
- the rplP gene encoding 50S ribosomal protein L16 gives MLQPKRTKFRKQFKGSIKGLAKGGSDLNFGTYGLKALQPERVTARQIEAARRAMTRHMKRQGRVWIRIFPDVPVTSKPVEVRMGKGKGSVDFWAAKVKPGRIMFEIDGVGEDVAREALRLAAMKLPIKTRVVVREDW, from the coding sequence ATGCTTCAACCAAAGCGTACTAAATTCCGCAAGCAGTTTAAGGGCTCGATCAAGGGTCTGGCAAAGGGCGGGTCTGACCTGAACTTTGGCACCTACGGCCTGAAGGCACTGCAGCCGGAGCGGGTTACAGCCCGTCAAATCGAAGCGGCACGCCGCGCCATGACGCGTCACATGAAGCGTCAAGGCCGTGTCTGGATCCGCATCTTCCCGGACGTACCGGTCACCTCCAAGCCCGTCGAAGTTCGTATGGGTAAAGGTAAAGGTTCCGTCGACTTCTGGGCAGCCAAGGTCAAGCCGGGCCGTATCATGTTCGAAATCGACGGTGTCGGTGAAGACGTGGCACGCGAAGCCCTGCGTCTGGCAGCCATGAAGCTGCCGATCAAAACTCGGGTTGTTGTCCGCGAGGACTGGTAA
- a CDS encoding NYN domain-containing protein produces the protein MFVPFLLLFISLALTIAAASTPGYGDFSLLGALCVIASAILLLWSFRGAHQQRKKWIIVDGSNVMHWKTGAPDMNAVRDVVDELRSRGYSPGVVFDANAGYLLAGRYQHDKALSRQLDLPVDRVMVVPKGTPADPYILQSALDYGGQVVSRDQFRDWAEAHPEIAEPGHLIKGGYRDGKLWLDLEADALV, from the coding sequence ATGTTTGTCCCGTTCCTTTTGCTCTTTATATCCCTCGCCCTTACAATCGCAGCCGCATCCACGCCGGGCTATGGGGACTTCAGCCTGCTCGGCGCGCTTTGTGTCATCGCCAGTGCGATCCTTCTGCTCTGGTCTTTCCGCGGCGCGCATCAGCAGCGGAAAAAATGGATCATCGTCGACGGCTCCAACGTCATGCATTGGAAGACCGGCGCGCCGGACATGAATGCGGTCCGGGACGTTGTGGATGAGTTACGCTCGAGGGGCTATTCCCCCGGCGTCGTGTTTGACGCCAACGCGGGCTATCTGCTCGCGGGTCGCTATCAACATGACAAGGCGCTGAGCAGACAACTTGACCTGCCGGTGGACCGGGTGATGGTCGTCCCAAAGGGCACGCCCGCGGACCCCTATATACTGCAATCCGCCCTAGACTACGGCGGGCAGGTCGTCAGCCGCGATCAGTTCCGCGATTGGGCGGAGGCCCATCCGGAAATCGCTGAGCCGGGACACCTGATCAAAGGCGGCTACCGGGATGGGAAACTCTGGCTCGACCTTGAGGCCGACGCGCTGGTCTGA
- a CDS encoding hemerythrin domain-containing protein, translating into MSALPLSDLTIDAETRPPLPDMGDVTEAQRQAGRHLAAIHRHYLSDLSQIAQVMTRIEAGEAPPAELAHIVLHSQMAQNFAAAGTLCGQQCWALTMHHNIEEQSIFPQLLARGSEPVRAIVDRLRAEHEVVHALLERLGAAADGLTEAPSSEQFAETRAIFDQLVAVVRSHFKFEETALAEALGVYQVDI; encoded by the coding sequence GTGAGCGCCCTCCCCCTGTCGGACCTGACAATCGACGCCGAGACCCGCCCGCCCCTGCCCGACATGGGCGACGTCACCGAGGCACAGCGACAAGCTGGGCGGCACCTTGCGGCGATCCACCGTCACTACCTCAGCGATCTATCACAAATCGCTCAGGTGATGACCCGCATTGAGGCCGGAGAGGCGCCCCCGGCTGAGCTTGCACATATCGTCCTGCATAGCCAGATGGCCCAGAATTTCGCCGCCGCCGGAACGCTCTGCGGTCAGCAATGCTGGGCGTTGACGATGCACCACAATATCGAAGAACAGAGCATTTTCCCGCAGCTGCTCGCGCGCGGGTCAGAACCGGTGCGCGCAATCGTGGACCGTCTGCGGGCCGAACATGAGGTCGTTCACGCGCTTCTCGAACGGCTGGGCGCGGCGGCGGACGGATTGACCGAGGCACCGAGCTCAGAACAATTCGCCGAAACCCGCGCGATATTCGACCAACTGGTCGCAGTGGTGCGCTCGCATTTCAAATTCGAAGAGACCGCCTTGGCCGAGGCATTGGGCGTCTATCAGGTCGACATCTGA
- a CDS encoding TIGR02466 family protein, translated as MSNIKSLFATRLYHAALSDHGKPIDTDELAASCFSIAEDDEAGQDWCEENGYAGYTSYASLDDLPYRFPIFKDLVAVLDKHVAAFAKDLDFDLGERKLVLDSLWLNILPEGGIHTSHIHPHSVISGTTYVTMPEGASAIRFEDPRLPMMMAAPGRVKDAREELRPFIYVAPDAGDVLLWESWLRHEVPMNMIEEDRVSVSFNYNWA; from the coding sequence ATGTCAAACATCAAATCGCTTTTCGCCACCCGCCTCTATCACGCCGCCCTGTCGGACCATGGCAAACCCATCGACACCGATGAACTGGCCGCCTCTTGTTTCTCGATCGCCGAGGATGATGAGGCCGGGCAGGATTGGTGCGAAGAGAACGGCTATGCGGGCTACACCTCTTATGCGTCGCTGGATGACCTGCCCTACCGGTTCCCGATCTTCAAGGATCTGGTCGCGGTGCTGGACAAACATGTGGCCGCCTTTGCCAAGGATCTCGACTTCGATCTGGGCGAGCGCAAGCTGGTGCTAGACTCCCTGTGGCTGAACATCCTGCCCGAAGGCGGCATCCACACCTCGCATATCCACCCCCACTCCGTGATCTCTGGCACGACCTATGTGACCATGCCCGAAGGCGCCAGCGCGATCCGCTTCGAGGATCCGCGCCTGCCGATGATGATGGCCGCGCCGGGCCGGGTGAAAGACGCCCGCGAAGAGCTGCGCCCCTTCATCTATGTCGCACCCGACGCGGGCGACGTGCTGCTCTGGGAAAGCTGGCTGCGCCATGAGGTGCCGATGAACATGATCGAAGAAGACCGCGTTTCGGTCTCGTTCAACTACAACTGGGCCTGA
- the rpmC gene encoding 50S ribosomal protein L29 has translation MKASELHDKTPDQLRDELVNLKKESFNLRFQQATGQLENPARLKTVKRDVARVHTVLNQKAAAAAAE, from the coding sequence GTGAAAGCCAGCGAACTGCATGACAAGACGCCGGATCAGCTCCGCGACGAACTTGTGAACCTGAAAAAAGAATCCTTCAACTTGCGTTTTCAGCAGGCCACCGGCCAGTTGGAAAACCCCGCACGTCTGAAGACTGTTAAGCGTGACGTGGCCCGTGTCCACACCGTGCTGAACCAGAAAGCCGCTGCTGCGGCAGCCGAATAA
- the rpsQ gene encoding 30S ribosomal protein S17, producing the protein MPKRILTGTVTSDANAQTVSVSVERRFTHPVLKKTIRKSKKYRAHDENNTFKVGDTVRIIECAPKSKTKRWEVLTSDKAEA; encoded by the coding sequence ATGCCCAAGCGTATCCTTACAGGCACCGTGACATCGGACGCCAACGCACAAACAGTTTCCGTTTCCGTAGAGCGCCGCTTTACGCATCCGGTTCTGAAGAAGACCATCCGTAAGTCCAAGAAGTACCGGGCTCACGATGAGAACAACACGTTCAAGGTGGGCGACACTGTGCGCATCATCGAATGTGCCCCCAAGTCGAAAACCAAACGTTGGGAAGTTCTGACTTCGGACAAAGCCGAAGCCTGA
- the rplN gene encoding 50S ribosomal protein L14: protein MIQMQTNLDVADNSGARRVQCIKVLGGSKRKYASVGDIIVVSVKEAIPRGRVKKGDVRKAVVVRTAKEVRREDGTAIRFDRNAAVILNNNNEPVGTRIFGPVVRELRAKNFMKIISLAPEVL, encoded by the coding sequence ATGATCCAGATGCAGACCAACCTGGATGTTGCTGACAACAGCGGCGCGCGCCGTGTTCAGTGCATCAAGGTCCTGGGTGGTTCCAAGCGTAAATACGCATCCGTCGGCGACATCATTGTCGTCTCGGTCAAGGAAGCCATCCCGCGCGGTCGTGTGAAAAAAGGCGACGTCCGTAAGGCCGTTGTCGTTCGCACTGCCAAAGAAGTTCGTCGTGAAGATGGCACCGCCATCCGCTTCGACCGCAACGCTGCTGTTATCCTGAATAACAACAACGAGCCTGTCGGCACCCGTATCTTCGGGCCGGTAGTTCGTGAGCTGCGTGCGAAGAACTTCATGAAAATCATCTCGCTCGCTCCGGAGGTGCTGTAA
- the rplX gene encoding 50S ribosomal protein L24, with protein sequence MAAKLRKGDKVIVLSGKDKGKTGTISSVDPKSNKAIVDGVKIAIRATRQTQTSQGGRIPKAMPIDLSNLALVDANGKATRVGFKIEGDKKVRFAKTTGDVIDA encoded by the coding sequence ATGGCTGCTAAACTTCGCAAAGGTGACAAGGTCATCGTCCTGTCCGGCAAGGACAAGGGCAAGACGGGCACCATCTCGTCTGTTGACCCCAAGTCGAACAAGGCCATCGTTGACGGCGTGAAAATCGCCATCCGCGCAACGCGCCAGACACAGACATCTCAGGGCGGCCGCATCCCCAAGGCGATGCCGATCGACCTGAGCAACCTCGCATTGGTGGATGCCAACGGCAAAGCCACGCGCGTAGGTTTCAAAATCGAAGGCGACAAGAAAGTGCGCTTTGCCAAGACCACGGGGGACGTGATCGATGCTTGA
- the rplE gene encoding 50S ribosomal protein L5 codes for MLDTATYTPRLQAEYREKIRAALKEEFGYKNDMMIPKLDKIVLNIGCGAEAVRDSKKAKSAQEDLTAIAGQKALTTVAKKSIAGFRVREDMPLGAKVTLRGDRMYEFLDRLITIAMPRIRDFRGISGKSFDGRGNYAMGMKEHIVFPEIDFDKVDETWGMDIVIATTAKTDAEAKALLKAFNMPFNS; via the coding sequence ATGCTTGATACCGCAACCTACACACCCCGCCTTCAGGCCGAATACCGCGAGAAGATCCGCGCCGCCCTGAAAGAGGAATTCGGCTACAAGAACGACATGATGATCCCCAAGCTGGACAAGATCGTTCTGAACATCGGCTGCGGTGCCGAAGCCGTGCGCGACAGCAAAAAAGCCAAGTCGGCTCAGGAAGACCTGACCGCGATTGCAGGCCAGAAGGCTCTGACAACCGTGGCCAAGAAATCCATCGCTGGTTTCCGCGTGCGTGAAGACATGCCTTTGGGTGCGAAAGTTACCCTGCGTGGCGACCGCATGTACGAATTCCTTGATCGTCTGATCACGATCGCAATGCCCCGTATCCGTGACTTCCGCGGCATCTCGGGCAAGAGCTTTGACGGCCGTGGCAACTACGCCATGGGCATGAAAGAGCATATCGTGTTCCCCGAAATCGACTTCGACAAAGTTGACGAGACTTGGGGTATGGACATCGTGATCGCCACCACGGCGAAAACCGACGCTGAAGCCAAGGCGCTGTTGAAAGCTTTCAACATGCCCTTCAATTCATAA
- the rpsN gene encoding 30S ribosomal protein S14 has protein sequence MAKKSMIEREKKREALVKKYAEKRAALKEIVSDESKPMEERFRASLKLAKLPRNSSAVRLHNRCQLTGRPHAYYRKLKISRIALRDLGSSGQIPGMVKSSW, from the coding sequence ATGGCTAAGAAATCCATGATTGAGCGCGAGAAGAAGCGCGAAGCACTGGTCAAAAAGTACGCTGAGAAGCGCGCGGCTCTGAAAGAGATCGTGAGCGACGAAAGCAAACCGATGGAAGAGCGTTTCCGCGCTTCCCTGAAACTGGCGAAACTGCCGCGCAACAGCTCTGCTGTGCGTCTGCACAACCGTTGCCAGCTGACGGGCCGCCCGCACGCCTACTATCGTAAACTGAAAATTTCGCGGATCGCGCTGCGGGATCTCGGCTCTTCGGGCCAAATCCCCGGCATGGTCAAGTCGAGCTGGTAA
- the rpsH gene encoding 30S ribosomal protein S8, with translation MNDPIADMLTRIRNSSLRGKSTVSTPASKLRAWVLDVLADEGYIRGYEKVTGADGHPAIEISLKYYEGEPVIRELKRVSKPGRRVYMAVNDIPVVRQGLGVSIVSTSKGVMSDASARSANVGGEVLCTVF, from the coding sequence ATGAACGATCCTATCGCAGATATGCTGACACGCATCCGTAACTCTTCGCTGCGCGGCAAATCCACCGTCTCCACACCGGCTTCCAAGCTGCGTGCATGGGTGTTGGACGTGCTGGCCGACGAAGGCTACATCCGCGGCTACGAAAAAGTCACGGGCGCCGATGGCCACCCCGCCATCGAGATCAGCCTCAAGTACTACGAAGGCGAACCTGTTATTCGTGAACTGAAGCGGGTTTCCAAACCCGGTCGTCGCGTCTACATGGCCGTCAATGACATCCCCGTTGTCCGTCAGGGCCTCGGCGTGTCGATTGTCTCCACCTCCAAAGGTGTGATGTCGGACGCATCTGCACGCTCTGCCAATGTTGGCGGCGAAGTGCTCTGCACCGTATTCTAA
- the rplF gene encoding 50S ribosomal protein L6, translating into MSRIGKKPVAMPSGVSASVSGQTIEVKGPKGTRSFRATDDVTLTVEDDAISVTPRGKSKRARQQWGMSRTMIENLVTGVTEGFKKELEIQGVGYRAAVNGNTLKLNLGLSHDVDYVAPEGVTVTAPKQTEIVVEGIDEQLVGQVAANIRAWRKPEPYKGKGIRYKGEFVFRKEGKKK; encoded by the coding sequence ATGTCTCGTATTGGTAAGAAACCAGTCGCCATGCCTTCGGGCGTCTCGGCATCGGTGAGCGGTCAGACGATCGAAGTGAAGGGCCCCAAGGGCACCCGCAGCTTCCGCGCAACTGACGACGTGACCCTGACGGTCGAAGACGATGCAATCTCTGTGACACCGCGTGGCAAGTCCAAGCGCGCACGTCAGCAGTGGGGCATGTCCCGCACCATGATTGAAAACCTCGTGACCGGCGTCACCGAGGGCTTCAAGAAGGAGCTGGAAATCCAGGGTGTTGGTTATCGTGCGGCCGTCAATGGCAACACGCTGAAACTGAACCTCGGCCTCAGCCACGATGTTGACTACGTTGCGCCCGAAGGCGTCACCGTAACGGCACCGAAGCAGACCGAAATCGTTGTGGAAGGCATTGACGAACAGCTTGTTGGTCAGGTCGCCGCGAACATCCGCGCATGGCGCAAGCCCGAGCCCTATAAGGGCAAAGGCATCCGCTATAAGGGTGAGTTCGTGTTCCGCAAAGAAGGCAAGAAGAAGTAA
- the rplR gene encoding 50S ribosomal protein L18 codes for MANTKRQLFLKRRMRVRNKLRKVNAGRLRLSVHRSSKNISAQLIDDVNGVTLASASSMEKDLGVFGKNNIEAATKVGAAIAERAKKAGVEEAYFDRGGFLFHGKVKALADAAREGGLKI; via the coding sequence ATGGCAAACACCAAAAGACAGCTGTTCCTGAAACGCCGCATGCGCGTTCGGAACAAACTCCGCAAAGTGAACGCCGGGCGTCTTCGCCTGTCGGTACACCGTTCGTCCAAAAACATCTCGGCTCAGCTGATCGACGATGTGAACGGCGTGACACTGGCTTCCGCTTCCTCGATGGAAAAGGATCTGGGCGTTTTCGGCAAGAACAACATCGAAGCAGCGACCAAGGTCGGTGCCGCGATTGCCGAACGTGCCAAGAAAGCCGGCGTCGAAGAAGCATACTTCGACCGTGGCGGCTTCCTCTTCCACGGCAAGGTGAAGGCTCTGGCCGACGCCGCGCGTGAAGGTGGTTTGAAGATCTGA
- the rpsE gene encoding 30S ribosomal protein S5 encodes MARDDNRGGNRRNQRDETPEFADRLVAINRVSKTVKGGKRFGFAALVVVGDQKGRVGFGKGKAKEVPEAIRKATEQAKRQMIRVQLREGRTLHHDMHGRHGAGRVIMRTAPEGTGIIAGGPMRAVFEMLGVKDVVSKSVGSQNPYNMIRATLDGLKKEQSPRSVAQRRGKKVADILPKREDNVESSAQVAEEA; translated from the coding sequence ATGGCAAGAGATGACAACCGTGGGGGCAACCGCCGCAACCAACGCGACGAAACCCCGGAATTCGCTGACCGTCTGGTCGCGATCAACCGCGTGTCCAAGACCGTTAAGGGTGGTAAGCGTTTCGGCTTCGCCGCACTCGTGGTCGTGGGTGATCAGAAAGGCCGCGTGGGCTTTGGTAAGGGTAAAGCGAAAGAAGTACCCGAGGCCATCCGCAAGGCGACTGAGCAAGCCAAGCGTCAGATGATCCGCGTTCAACTGCGCGAAGGCCGCACCCTGCACCACGACATGCATGGTCGCCACGGCGCAGGCCGCGTTATCATGCGTACAGCACCTGAAGGTACCGGTATCATCGCCGGTGGTCCGATGCGTGCCGTGTTCGAGATGCTGGGCGTGAAAGACGTTGTGTCCAAATCGGTCGGTTCGCAGAACCCCTACAACATGATCCGCGCCACTCTGGACGGTCTGAAGAAAGAGCAATCGCCCCGTTCCGTCGCGCAGCGTCGCGGCAAGAAAGTGGCTGACATTCTGCCCAAGCGTGAAGACAACGTAGAGTCCTCCGCACAAGTGGCTGAGGAGGCATAA
- the rpmD gene encoding 50S ribosomal protein L30, with product MAKTLVIKQVGSPIRRPAKQKATLVGLGLNKMGRTRELEDTPSVRGMINKVSHMVEIVEEKG from the coding sequence ATGGCCAAGACACTCGTAATCAAGCAGGTCGGCTCGCCGATCCGCCGCCCCGCCAAGCAAAAGGCAACTTTGGTTGGCCTGGGTCTGAACAAAATGGGTCGTACCCGTGAGCTGGAAGATACACCTTCCGTCCGCGGCATGATCAACAAGGTCTCGCATATGGTTGAGATCGTCGAAGAGAAAGGCTGA
- the rplO gene encoding 50S ribosomal protein L15 translates to MKLHELSDNEGATKKRMRVGRGPGSGKGKMGGRGIKGQKSRSGVSINGYEGGQMPIYQRLPKRGFNKPNRKSFAVVNLGLIQKFIDAKKLDAGNTIDGAALIASGLVRRELDGIRVLAKGDITSKIDLNVAGASKSAIEAVEKAGGKVTVTAPKAAEASE, encoded by the coding sequence ATGAAACTGCACGAACTTTCCGACAACGAAGGCGCAACCAAGAAGCGTATGCGCGTTGGCCGTGGTCCCGGCTCTGGCAAGGGTAAGATGGGTGGCCGTGGTATCAAGGGTCAAAAATCCCGTTCCGGCGTCAGCATCAACGGCTACGAAGGCGGCCAGATGCCAATCTACCAGCGTCTGCCCAAGCGTGGCTTCAACAAGCCAAACCGCAAATCTTTCGCTGTTGTGAACCTGGGCCTGATCCAGAAATTCATCGACGCCAAGAAGCTCGACGCCGGCAACACCATCGACGGTGCCGCCCTGATCGCGTCCGGTCTGGTCCGTCGTGAGCTGGACGGTATCCGCGTTCTGGCCAAGGGTGACATCACCTCCAAGATCGACCTGAACGTCGCTGGCGCTTCCAAGTCCGCCATTGAGGCGGTCGAGAAGGCAGGCGGCAAGGTGACCGTGACCGCCCCCAAGGCGGCTGAGGCATCCGAGTAA